One Planktothrix serta PCC 8927 DNA segment encodes these proteins:
- a CDS encoding tetratricopeptide repeat protein has product MQPDTSTTYLKQGQYLQREGRLTEAEVAYRQAIELNPTFYGSFRYLGEVLALEGKLDQAVEAYQRAKELNPKALWVHQGLGEVFLQLHKLGDAIACFQTAIQINPDFSWAYNGLGECWSLKGNGENAIAAYQKAVELNPDSETFRHNLEKVLAEQELVSEEEITDKVEDSLELEKTRIGQKTIEEAIADWRRNGELNSQADNNSFLNSLEPISSFHIYPEQLAIRSGQLVEKGTRKQLISPTGNQGLVSFGPYIRVSDGLYLINIDWELLESLENYLENEISQIVFNFDIVSEAAIVVWHASTVNIEQKKLEFFLEIIGVDNLEVRFFANGIGFAVNFIQFTFLSQKFNYLKELGGFLTRNGYQEEASVVYYKIANSNNSSLEEKISACESALEIKPQWLEITSRLSELHENLGQLENAIQNYQKQLETSPDWIEGYLKLAEIYEKIGQIDLAIHLYHRILEIEWDYPEVYARIGKLERKQGKYKREISREPFPDQELKLTVVIPTYNRSTRLKHSLENNLKTDRSDIEFLIIDNNSTDNTAEVVQNFMGNDQRIRYIKNVANLGAARNMFLGLVSSKAPLAMILADDDYVTEGFVDLVIWIFDTHPTVGGVFNCSLEDIKKSMFSTNPRGGLLYQKGLEGKDVAGWAGTLCGSAFRQSFVNYHAFKLDASIIPQQWFSLDLVMRHDVYGVFSETEYSRINAYISITTTDGQTGANNMLCRVQNGFIWDVGAYEMTNFNLYRLAKLGLKEPVGRYVDGWIFAHFRIWLADGDPEGASILISRVIRNPYIRYSIVFWNSLINIAFSGEVALPMPNKFCLVLLGCFMLIWRLILKLREYTDSGLADIYYVGAWPRKDTPELKHSKLDWEAEGSADIGYSAITVIFDLECELG; this is encoded by the coding sequence ATGCAGCCGGACACTTCTACAACCTATCTTAAACAAGGTCAGTATTTACAACGGGAAGGCCGACTGACTGAAGCGGAAGTCGCCTATCGTCAGGCTATAGAACTCAATCCTACCTTCTATGGTAGTTTTCGATATTTAGGAGAAGTTCTGGCACTTGAGGGAAAGTTGGATCAGGCGGTTGAGGCGTATCAACGGGCTAAGGAACTTAACCCTAAAGCGTTATGGGTGCATCAAGGGTTAGGTGAGGTATTTCTACAACTGCATAAATTAGGGGATGCGATCGCTTGTTTTCAAACTGCTATTCAGATTAACCCCGATTTTAGTTGGGCTTATAATGGTTTAGGGGAATGTTGGAGTTTGAAGGGAAATGGGGAAAATGCGATCGCTGCTTATCAAAAAGCGGTTGAATTGAATCCTGATTCTGAGACGTTTCGCCACAATTTGGAGAAAGTATTAGCTGAACAAGAATTAGTTTCTGAAGAAGAAATAACGGACAAGGTTGAAGATAGTTTGGAGTTAGAGAAAACTCGGATAGGACAAAAAACTATAGAAGAAGCGATCGCCGATTGGCGACGTAATGGTGAGTTAAATTCACAAGCAGATAATAATAGCTTTTTAAATAGCTTAGAACCAATATCGAGTTTCCATATTTATCCTGAACAGTTAGCTATTCGTTCAGGTCAACTTGTTGAAAAAGGCACTAGAAAACAGTTAATTAGTCCAACGGGAAATCAAGGCTTAGTTTCTTTTGGCCCTTATATCAGAGTATCTGATGGTTTGTATCTGATCAATATAGATTGGGAATTATTAGAAAGCTTAGAAAATTATTTAGAGAATGAAATATCCCAAATTGTATTCAATTTTGATATTGTTTCAGAAGCAGCTATTGTGGTATGGCACGCCTCAACAGTGAATATAGAACAAAAAAAATTGGAATTTTTTCTGGAAATTATAGGTGTGGATAATTTAGAAGTTCGATTTTTTGCTAACGGCATTGGTTTTGCAGTAAATTTTATTCAGTTTACCTTTCTATCACAAAAGTTTAATTATTTAAAAGAATTAGGCGGTTTTTTAACTCGAAATGGTTATCAAGAAGAAGCGAGTGTTGTTTATTACAAAATTGCAAACTCTAATAACAGTAGTTTAGAAGAAAAAATTTCTGCTTGTGAATCAGCACTAGAAATAAAACCTCAATGGCTAGAGATAACCTCCAGATTATCTGAACTCCATGAAAACCTAGGACAGTTAGAGAATGCCATTCAAAATTATCAGAAACAACTAGAAACATCACCTGATTGGATAGAAGGCTACTTAAAGTTAGCAGAAATTTATGAAAAAATTGGTCAAATAGACTTAGCCATTCATCTTTATCATAGAATTTTAGAGATTGAATGGGATTATCCAGAAGTCTATGCAAGAATTGGAAAGCTAGAAAGAAAACAAGGTAAATATAAGAGAGAAATTAGCAGAGAGCCTTTTCCTGATCAGGAATTAAAGTTAACTGTTGTTATTCCAACGTATAACCGATCAACAAGACTTAAGCACTCCCTAGAAAATAATCTCAAAACGGATCGATCTGATATTGAATTTTTAATTATTGACAATAACTCGACTGATAATACTGCTGAAGTGGTACAAAATTTCATGGGAAACGATCAAAGGATTAGATATATAAAGAACGTTGCCAACCTAGGCGCTGCAAGGAATATGTTTTTGGGATTGGTCAGTTCTAAAGCTCCATTAGCAATGATCTTAGCAGACGACGACTATGTTACAGAAGGATTCGTTGACTTAGTGATTTGGATCTTTGACACTCATCCTACCGTTGGTGGTGTTTTTAATTGCTCGCTAGAGGATATTAAGAAATCTATGTTTTCAACAAATCCAAGAGGGGGGCTTCTTTACCAGAAAGGATTGGAGGGAAAAGACGTTGCAGGGTGGGCTGGTACTTTATGTGGTAGTGCATTTAGGCAAAGCTTTGTAAATTATCATGCGTTTAAATTAGATGCTTCCATCATCCCTCAACAGTGGTTTAGCCTTGATCTAGTTATGCGACATGATGTTTACGGTGTTTTTTCAGAAACAGAATATAGTAGGATTAACGCCTACATAAGCATTACAACAACCGATGGACAGACAGGGGCAAACAATATGTTATGCCGAGTCCAAAATGGATTTATATGGGATGTGGGAGCTTATGAGATGACCAATTTTAATTTATATAGATTAGCAAAACTTGGTCTTAAGGAACCTGTAGGTAGATATGTTGATGGATGGATCTTCGCACATTTTAGGATTTGGCTGGCAGATGGTGATCCAGAAGGTGCTTCGATTCTAATTAGTAGAGTAATTAGAAACCCTTACATAAGATACTCAATAGTCTTTTGGAATTCATTGATAAACATAGCTTTTTCTGGAGAAGTAGCCTTGCCAATGCCTAACAAATTTTGTCTGGTTCTGCTAGGTTGTTTTATGTTAATTTGGAGATTGATTCTTAAATTAAGAGAGTATACAGACTCAGGGTTAGCAGATATTTATTATGTTGGGGCATGGCCTCGTAAGGATACCCCTGAACTGAAACACTCTAAACTTGACTGGGAGGCGGAAGGTTCTGCTGATATAGGTTATTCAGCTATTACTGTTATTTTTGACTTAGAGTGCGAGTTGGGCTAA
- a CDS encoding NAD-dependent epimerase/dehydratase family protein → MRQDLIEIIKEDCEQVTTGVSNALSALKGECVLITGGTGFIGTWLTELVAFLNDTHNFNTKLILLSGRAYNFSAKAPHLAMRKDVVIIERDIRSLLDISSDVSWIIHAAANPDNRLHASDPLKTMDVIVKGTESVLMAATRLPNLQKFLNISSGLVYGSQPLELETIPESFRGTLDFASIGSAYAEAKRMGETLCAVYRNQHRLPIVNARPFAFIGPYQLLDRPWAINNFIRDGLLGGPIRILGDGETVRSYMYPSDMAFWLLNILVQGTVGLSYNVGSPYGVTLRQLAEKIANHFPLRPKIISRVAEDPNSNHSKFVPDITLAQKTLGLGLKVDIETAIKRTISWNRYLLDS, encoded by the coding sequence ATGAGACAAGACTTAATTGAGATTATTAAAGAAGATTGCGAGCAGGTAACAACGGGTGTCTCTAATGCTTTATCGGCTTTGAAGGGTGAGTGCGTTTTAATTACCGGAGGTACGGGTTTTATTGGGACTTGGCTAACTGAATTAGTTGCCTTTTTAAATGACACTCATAACTTCAATACAAAATTAATTCTCCTATCAGGTAGGGCTTATAATTTTAGTGCTAAAGCTCCCCACTTGGCAATGAGAAAGGATGTAGTGATTATAGAGCGAGATATCCGCAGTCTTTTGGATATTTCGAGTGATGTGAGTTGGATTATCCATGCCGCTGCTAATCCTGATAATCGCCTTCATGCTTCCGATCCATTAAAAACAATGGATGTCATAGTTAAGGGAACAGAATCAGTTTTAATGGCTGCCACTCGCTTGCCAAATTTACAAAAATTTCTCAATATTAGTTCTGGGTTAGTTTATGGTTCCCAACCCTTAGAATTAGAGACAATTCCTGAGAGTTTTCGCGGAACTTTAGATTTCGCTTCTATTGGTTCTGCCTACGCGGAAGCTAAACGGATGGGAGAAACTCTGTGTGCCGTTTATCGAAATCAACATAGACTACCGATAGTTAATGCTCGTCCTTTTGCGTTTATCGGCCCTTACCAGCTTTTAGATAGACCCTGGGCCATTAATAACTTTATTCGAGATGGTTTATTAGGAGGGCCAATTCGTATTTTAGGGGATGGAGAAACTGTTAGAAGCTATATGTATCCTAGTGATATGGCTTTTTGGCTGTTGAATATATTAGTACAGGGAACGGTAGGATTAAGTTATAACGTGGGTAGTCCTTATGGAGTAACGTTAAGGCAACTTGCAGAGAAGATTGCCAACCACTTCCCCCTCAGACCTAAGATAATATCGCGTGTTGCAGAAGATCCTAACTCAAATCATTCTAAGTTTGTTCCTGATATTACCCTAGCTCAAAAAACATTGGGTTTGGGATTGAAGGTTGATATTGAGACAGCTATTAAGCGGACTATTTCATGGAACCGATATTTGTTGGATTCATAA
- the dmpG gene encoding 4-hydroxy-2-oxovalerate aldolase — MSTVLISDPTLRDGNHAVRHQLNARQIALYAAAADAAGVPIVEVGHGNGLGASSLQVGESLIGDREMLEVARENLVNSKLSIHVIPGFATINKDLKTAIEIGVDLVRVASHCTEADITQRHIGYARDKGKEVYGVLMMSHMASKELLAEESLKMESYGAEAVVIMDSAGAYLPSDVTERIAELVKSLTIPVGFHGHNNLGMAVANSVAAVQAGATILDGTARGFGAGSGNTQLEVLVAVLERMGFSTGIDLYKMLDAADIAEKELMPVIPSIKSLSVVSGLSGVFSGFAKHVERISKEYKVNAKDVFFELGRRKVVAGQEDLIIEVAMKLAAEGAVKS, encoded by the coding sequence ATGTCAACTGTATTGATTAGTGACCCCACTCTGCGGGACGGAAATCATGCCGTTCGTCATCAGTTAAATGCCCGTCAAATCGCTCTCTATGCCGCGGCGGCCGATGCTGCTGGTGTTCCAATAGTTGAGGTGGGACATGGTAATGGCCTCGGTGCTTCTTCCCTACAAGTAGGAGAAAGTCTGATCGGCGATCGAGAAATGCTGGAAGTAGCTAGGGAGAATCTAGTCAACTCGAAGTTAAGCATTCATGTTATTCCTGGTTTTGCCACGATTAACAAAGACTTGAAAACTGCCATAGAAATTGGTGTAGATTTGGTCAGAGTTGCCTCTCACTGCACCGAAGCAGATATCACTCAGCGACATATTGGTTATGCTCGTGATAAAGGGAAAGAGGTGTATGGAGTCCTAATGATGAGCCACATGGCATCAAAGGAGCTTTTGGCGGAAGAATCTTTGAAAATGGAATCTTACGGTGCTGAAGCCGTTGTAATTATGGACTCAGCAGGTGCTTACCTTCCGAGTGATGTGACGGAGAGAATAGCAGAGCTAGTAAAAAGTTTAACTATTCCAGTGGGTTTTCATGGGCATAATAATCTAGGAATGGCAGTTGCTAATTCCGTGGCGGCTGTCCAGGCGGGAGCAACTATCTTAGATGGTACGGCTCGTGGTTTTGGCGCTGGCTCAGGAAATACTCAGCTTGAAGTGTTGGTAGCGGTGTTAGAAAGAATGGGATTTTCAACAGGCATTGATTTATATAAAATGCTAGATGCAGCAGATATTGCTGAGAAAGAATTAATGCCTGTTATTCCTAGTATTAAATCCCTGAGTGTAGTTAGTGGCTTATCTGGAGTTTTTTCAGGGTTTGCCAAACACGTTGAACGCATTTCCAAGGAGTATAAAGTTAATGCGAAGGATGTATTTTTTGAACTAGGCCGCCGTAAGGTGGTAGCAGGTCAAGAGGATTTAATTATTGAGGTGGCGATGAAACTAGCAGCAGAAGGTGCAGTGAAGTCATGA
- a CDS encoding acetaldehyde dehydrogenase (acetylating): MRKLKVAILGSGNIGTDLLIKTMRSPFLECVLFIGRNMGSPGMAKANSLGVKISDQSIEAIIKEPDCCDLVFDATSARDHIYHWSLLEKLGKIVIDMTPAKVGEMCVPAVNIQKCSLYKNVNMVSCGGQASIPLAYLIGRTHANVEYIEVVSSIASRGAGPATRANIDEYIETTEQGIKKFSGCDRAKAILILNPAQPCIDMQTTVFAKVDQPNIEELNTLVNEMVNNIRLYVPGYQLVVPPVFENNRIVITVKVQGLGDYLPRYAGNLDIINCAAIATAEEYAKDYIRNLDYDDCDSVEEPYVNCID, from the coding sequence ATGCGAAAACTAAAGGTAGCAATACTGGGAAGTGGCAATATCGGTACGGATCTTTTAATTAAGACAATGCGATCGCCTTTTCTTGAGTGCGTTCTATTTATTGGGCGCAATATGGGATCTCCAGGGATGGCAAAGGCAAATAGTCTGGGGGTCAAAATTTCTGACCAGAGTATTGAGGCTATTATTAAAGAACCCGACTGCTGTGATTTGGTTTTTGATGCCACATCCGCTAGAGATCACATTTATCACTGGTCTTTACTAGAAAAGCTAGGTAAGATTGTGATTGATATGACACCTGCTAAGGTGGGAGAAATGTGCGTTCCGGCTGTGAATATCCAAAAATGCAGCTTGTACAAGAATGTTAATATGGTGAGTTGCGGAGGTCAGGCTTCTATACCTTTAGCCTATCTGATCGGGCGCACACACGCAAATGTTGAGTATATAGAGGTGGTTTCTAGCATCGCTTCCCGAGGCGCCGGGCCAGCTACCCGTGCTAATATTGATGAATATATTGAAACGACCGAACAGGGAATTAAAAAGTTTTCGGGATGCGATCGCGCTAAGGCAATTCTCATCCTCAACCCAGCACAGCCCTGCATTGATATGCAGACTACCGTATTTGCCAAAGTAGATCAGCCTAATATTGAGGAGCTTAATACTCTTGTTAATGAGATGGTTAATAATATTCGGTTATATGTTCCCGGATATCAACTCGTGGTACCTCCAGTATTCGAGAATAACCGGATTGTAATTACGGTGAAAGTTCAAGGGCTGGGCGACTACCTACCAAGATATGCTGGCAATCTGGATATTATTAACTGTGCTGCGATCGCCACAGCCGAAGAATATGCCAAAGACTATATTAGAAACTTAGACTATGATGATTGTGACTCAGTAGAGGAGCCTTATGTCAACTGTATTGATTAG
- a CDS encoding thiamine pyrophosphate-binding protein gives MKMRVADFITKKLYEAGGEYVFLITGGMIMHLTDALYQHGKQKFVCCHHEQSAVMAAEAYGRFTGKLGVAYVTAGPGALNTLTGVVGAYVDSSPCIIVSGQSKVSQAIVTGPRQFALQGFNTLPIFEQVTKYAVMLNDLSRVRYEVEKCIYLATSHRVGPVWIESPIDIQGAYFDPDEFEGFTPPELQQSSNDLKEKVDQVVEAIRQSRRPCILGGAGIRLSGAIKDFHKLAEKTGIPVMTSRLGMDLIDHSHPLFVGRPGTYGDRAANFTIQNSDLLLNIGCRLGIGLVGYDFQDFARHAKKICVDVDEQELTKPSVIPDIAVQTDAKLFLDLLLERLGDYQLDNNLWREQTQIWKGKYPVDLPEYQQEKDGINSYHFMRRFSEKVSEDAIFLVDTGSCFHVFAQAFQVKFGQRHIITGGLSTMGYMPGSVGVAAASQGKDVFCITGDGSVQFNIQELQTIAQNNLPVKLVILNNNGYLLIRLTQNNFQEGRFIGVDKDSGVSCPDMEKIAYAYGIKFIRILGLDDLDAKLAELINYQGAVICEVMTPPNQLLIPRVASKKMDDGRMMSMPYDDMFPFLPREEYLENCVREKIV, from the coding sequence ATGAAAATGCGGGTTGCAGACTTTATAACAAAGAAGTTGTATGAAGCGGGTGGAGAGTATGTATTCTTGATTACAGGTGGCATGATCATGCACCTGACCGATGCACTGTATCAGCATGGGAAACAGAAATTTGTCTGCTGTCACCATGAGCAATCCGCAGTTATGGCGGCGGAAGCCTATGGGAGATTCACAGGAAAACTGGGAGTTGCTTATGTTACCGCCGGGCCTGGGGCATTAAATACATTGACAGGAGTTGTGGGAGCTTATGTAGATTCTTCCCCCTGTATTATTGTTTCGGGTCAGTCTAAGGTATCCCAAGCCATTGTTACAGGGCCGAGACAATTTGCACTTCAAGGTTTCAATACCTTACCCATATTTGAACAGGTGACTAAATATGCCGTCATGCTTAACGATTTATCTAGGGTAAGATATGAAGTCGAAAAGTGTATTTACCTGGCAACCTCCCATCGTGTAGGCCCGGTATGGATTGAATCTCCCATTGATATTCAAGGTGCTTACTTTGACCCCGATGAATTTGAGGGATTTACACCCCCAGAATTACAGCAGTCAAGTAATGACCTGAAGGAGAAGGTTGATCAGGTTGTCGAAGCGATTCGCCAAAGCAGAAGACCCTGTATTTTGGGTGGAGCGGGAATTAGACTTTCAGGTGCTATTAAAGATTTTCACAAATTAGCAGAAAAAACTGGCATTCCCGTAATGACATCGAGACTAGGGATGGATTTAATTGATCATTCCCATCCTTTGTTTGTGGGTAGACCTGGGACTTATGGCGATCGCGCAGCTAACTTTACTATTCAAAATTCTGACCTATTACTTAATATTGGCTGTCGTCTGGGTATCGGTTTAGTAGGTTACGATTTTCAAGACTTTGCCCGTCATGCCAAAAAAATCTGTGTTGATGTTGACGAGCAAGAGCTTACCAAGCCTTCTGTTATCCCAGATATAGCAGTCCAGACAGATGCAAAGTTGTTTTTAGATTTACTCCTAGAAAGATTAGGTGATTATCAGTTAGACAATAATCTATGGAGAGAACAAACCCAAATTTGGAAAGGAAAGTATCCCGTTGATTTACCGGAGTATCAACAGGAAAAAGATGGCATTAACTCCTATCACTTTATGCGGCGGTTTTCGGAAAAAGTCTCTGAAGATGCAATTTTCTTAGTTGATACAGGTTCTTGTTTTCATGTTTTCGCCCAGGCATTTCAAGTAAAGTTCGGACAGAGACATATTATCACAGGTGGTCTATCCACAATGGGTTATATGCCTGGATCGGTAGGTGTAGCAGCAGCTAGTCAGGGAAAAGATGTTTTTTGCATTACTGGAGATGGCTCAGTTCAGTTTAATATCCAAGAGTTGCAAACCATCGCTCAGAACAATCTTCCCGTCAAATTAGTCATTTTAAATAATAATGGCTACCTCTTGATTCGACTCACCCAAAATAATTTTCAGGAGGGTCGTTTTATCGGTGTAGATAAAGATAGCGGTGTGAGTTGTCCAGATATGGAAAAGATTGCCTATGCCTATGGAATTAAATTTATCAGGATTTTAGGTCTTGATGATTTGGATGCTAAACTGGCTGAACTTATTAATTATCAGGGTGCAGTAATTTGTGAAGTGATGACACCGCCCAACCAATTACTGATTCCGAGAGTGGCTTCTAAAAAGATGGATGACGGTAGAATGATGTCAATGCCTTATGATGATATGTTTCCATTCCTGCCCCGGGAAGAATACTTAGAAAATTGCGTCCGTGAAAAAATTGTGTAG
- a CDS encoding DegT/DnrJ/EryC1/StrS family aminotransferase, whose amino-acid sequence MRKKISFAGPWITQKEVDYVTDATLNGFYETYDLYAKKLEKTVADYLGVKYALATHCCTLALHLSATVLDLGKEDEVIVTDFSWVATAYAIAYTGAKCVFVDIDPDTWCIDPQAIEKAITPKTKAIMLVHTFGHPAQMDEIMAIAHKYGLYVIEDAAPAMGAEFKGQKVGTFGDIGCFSFHGAKLTVSGEGGIFVTNNEEMYEKAKLLASMGRTDSQAVFWSDMLGYQYTIANLTAALALAQVERIEELMGKKRQIFNWYYERLKNVSGIKIIKEKEGCKSNYCYPSILLEDSISASRDVVLQKLKELNIHCRPGFPQMSRFPVLEQRFPNPVAKKVWERGISLASAANLVEEDIDFVCKNLIELIK is encoded by the coding sequence ATGAGAAAGAAAATTAGTTTTGCAGGGCCTTGGATTACTCAAAAAGAGGTAGATTATGTCACGGATGCCACCCTTAATGGTTTCTATGAAACTTATGATCTATATGCCAAGAAACTTGAGAAGACAGTAGCAGATTATTTGGGTGTCAAATATGCGCTGGCAACTCATTGTTGTACTTTAGCACTTCACCTTTCAGCCACCGTACTTGATTTAGGCAAGGAAGATGAAGTTATTGTCACAGACTTTAGTTGGGTAGCTACCGCTTATGCGATTGCTTACACGGGTGCTAAATGTGTTTTTGTCGATATAGATCCAGATACTTGGTGTATCGATCCTCAAGCCATTGAGAAAGCTATCACGCCGAAGACTAAAGCTATTATGTTAGTTCATACTTTCGGACATCCAGCACAGATGGATGAGATCATGGCTATTGCTCATAAATATGGGCTATATGTTATTGAAGACGCAGCACCTGCGATGGGAGCAGAATTTAAAGGTCAAAAAGTGGGAACTTTTGGGGATATAGGTTGTTTTAGCTTTCATGGTGCAAAACTGACTGTCAGTGGTGAAGGCGGAATTTTCGTAACTAATAACGAAGAAATGTATGAGAAAGCTAAATTATTAGCTTCAATGGGGCGAACTGACTCTCAAGCAGTTTTTTGGTCAGATATGCTCGGTTATCAATACACAATTGCCAATCTGACTGCTGCATTAGCACTAGCTCAAGTAGAGCGTATTGAAGAATTAATGGGCAAGAAACGTCAGATTTTTAATTGGTACTATGAAAGGTTGAAAAATGTATCTGGTATCAAAATTATTAAAGAAAAGGAAGGCTGTAAAAGCAATTATTGCTATCCATCAATTTTGTTAGAGGATAGTATTTCTGCCAGTCGCGATGTCGTTTTGCAGAAGCTTAAGGAATTAAATATTCATTGTCGCCCTGGCTTTCCCCAAATGAGTCGGTTTCCAGTATTGGAGCAACGTTTTCCTAATCCGGTTGCCAAGAAAGTATGGGAACGAGGTATTTCATTGGCTTCAGCAGCTAATCTCGTAGAGGAAGATATTGACTTCGTGTGTAAGAATTTGATTGAGCTTATTAAGTAA
- a CDS encoding pyridoxal phosphate-dependent aminotransferase has protein sequence MSQGVCDLEIPLPVKQGAIEAIEQGENHYTRYDGIESLRKAIEHKMLSYNNVKTDPEKNIIVSSGATGAFYSACLALLNPGDEVIFFEPYYGYHISTLLAVGAVPIYVTLSPPDWTFDMDELKQVVTSKTKGIMICTPANPSGKVFTKDELEKIADLAIKHDLFVFTDEIYEYFLYDGRKHISPASLDSIAERTITISGYSKTFSITGWRVGYAVCHEKWAQMIGYVSDLIYVCSPAPLQKGVAEGINQLLPDYYQWLSHEYQIKRDQLCGTLLKIGITPYIPHGAYYILADVSSLPGKTSKEKAMFILKKVGVATVPGEAFYASNKGENLVRFCFAKSNAILEQACEQLLKL, from the coding sequence ATGTCTCAAGGAGTTTGTGATTTAGAGATACCTCTTCCTGTTAAGCAAGGTGCAATAGAGGCTATAGAACAAGGTGAAAATCATTATACCCGCTATGATGGCATTGAATCACTACGGAAGGCTATTGAGCATAAGATGCTTTCCTACAATAACGTTAAAACCGATCCAGAAAAAAATATTATTGTCTCTAGCGGTGCTACAGGTGCTTTTTACTCTGCGTGTTTAGCATTACTTAACCCTGGAGATGAAGTTATCTTTTTTGAACCTTACTATGGTTATCATATAAGTACCTTGTTAGCAGTTGGTGCAGTGCCTATCTATGTGACATTATCACCCCCCGACTGGACTTTTGATATGGATGAACTGAAGCAAGTTGTTACATCAAAAACAAAAGGTATTATGATTTGTACACCAGCAAATCCGAGTGGTAAAGTATTTACGAAAGATGAATTAGAAAAAATAGCAGACTTGGCTATAAAACATGATTTATTTGTGTTTACGGATGAAATTTACGAGTATTTTCTTTATGATGGACGTAAACATATCAGCCCCGCTTCATTAGACAGTATAGCGGAGCGCACTATTACAATATCAGGTTATTCCAAGACTTTTAGCATTACAGGTTGGCGTGTGGGTTATGCGGTTTGTCACGAAAAATGGGCACAAATGATTGGTTATGTTAGTGATTTAATCTATGTTTGCAGTCCTGCACCCTTGCAAAAGGGGGTAGCAGAAGGTATTAACCAGTTGCTACCCGATTATTATCAATGGTTATCTCATGAATACCAGATAAAGCGTGATCAACTATGTGGAACATTATTAAAGATTGGAATAACCCCTTACATTCCACACGGTGCCTACTATATACTGGCAGATGTGAGTTCTTTGCCAGGTAAAACCAGTAAAGAAAAGGCAATGTTTATCCTGAAAAAAGTGGGTGTTGCCACAGTGCCAGGTGAAGCATTCTATGCTAGTAACAAAGGTGAAAATTTAGTGCGTTTTTGCTTTGCGAAATCGAATGCGATTTTGGAACAAGCGTGTGAACAATTGTTAAAACTATAA
- a CDS encoding GNAT family N-acetyltransferase: MSNICTEEIKVYQAKVIAEFASLKSIYRFDELVSCSIRLADEKGYLLCVSELYAEDEDLIAKLAQWREEATTFHNQFKVTLEGTKQWLRKLVLDVPDRILFLVVNCYGHPIGHLGFANSLNEEGLMELDNVIRGVQCVERGIMSYGVKSLLNWAESTIIPKGFCLRTLQDNTHAINFYTNLGFIIEGKQPLRRVESNGEINHIPLSQDDQEPPDNYFVCMKYVPKTL, from the coding sequence ATGAGTAACATTTGTACGGAAGAAATAAAAGTTTATCAAGCAAAAGTTATAGCAGAATTTGCCTCTCTCAAGTCAATCTACCGCTTTGATGAATTGGTATCATGTAGCATAAGGTTAGCTGATGAGAAAGGCTACCTTCTTTGTGTTAGTGAATTGTACGCAGAAGATGAAGATTTGATCGCAAAGTTAGCTCAATGGCGAGAAGAAGCTACTACTTTTCATAATCAATTTAAAGTAACCCTAGAAGGGACTAAACAGTGGCTACGTAAACTTGTCTTAGATGTTCCAGACCGGATATTATTTTTGGTGGTGAATTGCTATGGTCATCCCATTGGACACTTAGGATTTGCAAATTCACTAAATGAAGAAGGTTTGATGGAACTAGATAATGTTATTCGGGGAGTTCAATGTGTAGAACGAGGCATCATGTCTTATGGGGTTAAATCCTTGTTAAATTGGGCTGAGTCTACCATTATTCCAAAAGGTTTCTGTTTAAGAACCCTCCAAGACAATACTCATGCTATCAATTTCTATACCAATCTGGGATTTATTATAGAAGGAAAACAACCCTTGCGTCGTGTAGAAAGCAACGGTGAAATCAATCATATACCCTTAAGTCAAGATGATCAGGAACCTCCTGACAATTATTTTGTGTGTATGAAATATGTGCCAAAAACTCTTTAA